Proteins encoded within one genomic window of Haematobia irritans isolate KBUSLIRL chromosome 5, ASM5000362v1, whole genome shotgun sequence:
- the LOC142239095 gene encoding uncharacterized protein LOC142239095, whose product MENTSCFADDLENFEVIMDQSDDDTACPLDMSAVERALLEEPMAIPSPAIPEVQLSPQEIESPPPVVVDEPVVAPAVVEATDVGRTPAQLVCRVCGGRHALRRCRKFLSLSIEKRIRMVVRHRYCYRCLAQTHQSKDCPSRRRCPSCSGDHNVLLHAAAVAPRIEHGSSRSAQRIRSGNHTNRPSDLAVARSYSDFGGVGVLPLQNVVTLAPSLVVRVSPHGVSVPVRAVIDNCARQSQICRSMVENLGLPVTNIEGVQFCRLTVSSAYDPEQRLTFTARVHDLGRVLTPAEAVPERIKESFLGLPLADPQFYRVGRVAIVFGPEVYGRIITHRVYTSPGLPVAHYTIFGWVLSGLCNC is encoded by the coding sequence ATGGAAAATACCTCGTGCTTCGCTGACGACTTGGAAAATTTCGAGGTTATTATGGATCAATCGGATGATGATACTGCGTGCCCCCTTGATATGTCGGCGGTCGAACGGGCATTGTTGGAGGAGCCGATGGCGATACCGTCGCCTGCCATTCCGGAGGTTCAGCTATCGCCCCAAGAAATTGAGAGTCCACCTCCGGTAGTTGTGGATGAGCCCGTGGTGGCGCCTGCTGTAGTAGAGGCTACTGATGTTGGTCGAACTCCTGCTCAATTGGTTTGCAGGGTTTGTGGAGGTCGTCACGCATTGCGGCGGTGTCGGAAGTTCCTCTCTCTTTCGATTGAGAAGAGGATACGTATGGTGGTACGACATCGCTATTGCTACAGATGTCTAGCACAGACCCACCAGTCGAAGGATTGTCCTAGCCGGCGTAGGTGCCCCAGTTGCTCCGGGGACCACAATGTTTTGTTACACGCTGCGGCTGTGGCGCCTCGAATTGAACATGGGAGCTCGAGGTCTGCTCAGCGGATTCGTAGTGGGAACCATACGAATCGTCCGTCCGATCTTGCTGTGGCACGGTCATATTCCGATTTTGGCGGCGTCGGAGTTCTGCCTCTGCAGAATGTCGTTACTCTGGCGCCCAGCCTCGTAGTCCGCGTGTCCCCCCATGGTGTGTCCGTTCCGGTCCGTGCAGTAATCGACAACTGCGCGCGCCAAAGCCAAATCTGTCGTTCTATGGTCGAGAACTTAGGGCTACCGGTTACAAATATTGAGGGGGTCCAATTTTGCCGGTTGACAGTATCGTCCGCTTATGATCCAGAGCAGCGACTGACGTTTACTGCTCGTGTGCACGATCTAGGTCGTGTGTTGACCCCCGCCGAAGCCGTGCCAGAACGGATCAAGGAATCCTTTTTGGGATTACCTTTGGCAGATCCGCAATTTTACCGAGTGGGACGGGTTGCGATCGTTTTTGGTCCTGAGGTGTATGGGCGAATCATAACACATAGGGTGTATACGTCGCCCGGTCTCCCGGTGGCTCATTATACAATCTTCGGTTGGGTTCTGTCCGGGTTGTGTAACTGCTAG